The following proteins come from a genomic window of Dreissena polymorpha isolate Duluth1 chromosome 1, UMN_Dpol_1.0, whole genome shotgun sequence:
- the LOC127866853 gene encoding uncharacterized protein LOC127866853, with translation MYDETDGHDFTHHSDDDTNVPMPSVAALEPDPDTDTQALDLETSLTDSLGEIKDAQDALDDAQYFQRQECECKSSSSSSVPIRVVSRKRLRQVSSSDEEDPYTTTTTSRISTGSSRHRVSEDETREKLHVFADEIAKYVDTGKTVSILDVREKRTPKIAALSEKQLREKLRNIVKNLKLRKSYIVAYP, from the exons ATG taCGATGAAACAGATGGGCATGATTTCACGCATCATAGCGACGACGACACAAATGTCCCTATGCCGTCGGTCGCCGCCCTGGAACCTGACCCTGACACTGACACTCAGGCCCTAGACTTGGAGACCAGCCTGACGGATTCCCTG GGGGAAATCAAGGATGCCCAGGATGCACTGGATGATGCCCAGTATTTCCAAAGGCAGGAGTGCGAGTGCAagtcatcatcatcctcatcggTACCGATCCGTGTCGTGTCCAGGAAGAGGCTGCGACAGGTGTCCTCCAGTGACGAGGAGGACCCATACACAACCACGACCACGTCGCGCATCAGCACGGGGAGCAGCCGCCATCGAGTCTCGGAGGACGAGACTCGCGAGAAATTGCACGTTTTTGCTGATGAGATTGCGAAGTATGTTGACACGGGTAAAACCGTGTCCATCTTAGATGTACGTGAGAAGCGTACACCTAAGATAGCTGCGCTCTCAGAAAAACAACTCCGTGAGAAACTACGAAATATTGTGAAAAATCTCAAGTTACGAAAGTCTTATATAGTTGCTTATCCGTGA
- the LOC127866863 gene encoding uncharacterized protein LOC127866863 gives MSANRAETRKAADSLKRQIHKLIAIGVGHEVSHRELLDIASRGDKRTPQYVFAVSNFNALFTIVAQLVHLTCQECTWNTTADVVFLIDMSTEMSQVEVDLGVDSMTYLLNGLLDKNHNTTVRAALVSYGNEFRVHHTLNESMELLRDYIQELTAPRYCDASSDDDCSVIRSLSRAFDYLNRSMFNNNENNTREVILIITNGRHDIDTPVRALANDLVKTGKILLAIGVGGNWKVDFFKEIVRDPAHIYTVESKKSMNVLDSVMTEIVYSSCALSNDFNNKP, from the exons ATGTCGGCAAACAGAGCGGAAACGAGAAAGGCTGCAGACAGCCTGAAACGACAGATCCATAAACTGATAGCCATTG GTGTTGGTCACGAGGTCTCCCATCGCGAGCTGCTTGATATCGCGTCTCGAGGTGACAAGAGAACGCCCCAGTACGTGTTCGCCGTCAGTAACTTCAATGCCCTCTTCACCATCGTAGCGCAGCTCGTACATCTCACATGTCAAG AATGCACCTGGAACACGACTGCAGATGTTGTGTTTCTCATTGACATGTCGACGGAGATGTCACAGGTGGAAGTAGACCTCGGGGTCGACTCAATGACCTATTTGCTGAACGGACTTCTGGACAAAAACCACAACACGACTGTACGGGCCGCTCTTGTTTCATACGGAAATGAGTTCCGTGTTCACCACACACTAAATGAGTCCATGGAGTTGCTACGAGATTACATACAGGAGCTGACTGCGCCGAGATATTGTGACGCTAGTAGTGACGACGATTGTAGCGTCATCAGAAGTCTGTCACGAGCTTTTGATTACTTGAATAGAAgcatgtttaataataatgaaaataatacccGAGAGGTCATATTGATTATCACTAATGGTAGGCACGACATTGATACTCCTGTCCGGGCACTGGCCAACGACTTAGTCAAGACAGGGAAGATATTACTCGCGATTGGAGTCGGGGGTAATTGGAAGGTCGATTTCTTCAAGGAGATTGTGAGAGACCCAGCTCACATTTACACCGTGGAATCGAAGAAATCCATGAACGTTCTTGACTCTGTTATGACGGAGATTGTCTACAGCTCGTGTGCGCTTTCGAACGATTTTAATAATAAACCATAA